One window of Solwaraspora sp. WMMA2056 genomic DNA carries:
- a CDS encoding glutamine synthetase family protein, whose product MRSVDERAVADGGDGQRALPMLAADRGGFIDRHQLWTDAQYAAAGQLRRVVDELGIELIRFSFADQHGVLRGKTLTRAAAGAALRSGVTVPSSLLLKDPSGASVFPVFAADPQVGVPGFAGAGDLVLVPDPTTFRVLPWAQRTGWVLCDLRLPDGSPVPLCTRSLLRGQLGRLAAAGYAMTVGVELEFHVFAADARPDGGLDADQVGRPAAPGRPSVVRPVSRGAQLLHEDGLDRADDLVQLLHHGLTRLDLPLRSLELEFGPSQFEITLTAGDAADAADQVLLARSAIRQLCRRHGYHATFMSRPAGAETASTGWHLHQSLRAVDSGAAVFDPTTPGEALSPVAGHYLAGLLEHAGAAAAFATPTVNGYKRYLPFSLAPDRVVWGIDNKGAMVRAVGAGSDTGVRLENRCGEPAANPYLYIASQLISGLDGIERRLAPPPAVEDPYAADAPRLPTSLAEALTALAADPAFAAALGDPVVSWYLTLKRREFARYLAYVSDWEQREYFDLI is encoded by the coding sequence ATGCGTAGCGTCGACGAACGCGCGGTCGCCGACGGCGGCGACGGGCAGCGTGCGCTGCCGATGCTCGCCGCCGACCGGGGCGGCTTCATCGACCGCCACCAGCTGTGGACCGACGCCCAGTACGCCGCCGCCGGCCAACTGCGCCGGGTCGTCGACGAGCTGGGCATCGAGCTGATCCGGTTCTCCTTCGCCGACCAGCACGGCGTACTGCGCGGCAAGACGCTGACCCGGGCGGCGGCCGGCGCGGCCCTGCGCTCCGGGGTGACCGTCCCGTCGTCGCTGCTGCTCAAGGACCCGTCCGGGGCGTCGGTCTTCCCGGTCTTCGCCGCCGACCCGCAGGTCGGCGTGCCCGGCTTCGCCGGTGCCGGTGACCTGGTGCTGGTGCCGGACCCGACCACGTTCCGGGTGCTGCCGTGGGCGCAGCGGACCGGCTGGGTGCTGTGCGACCTGCGACTGCCGGACGGCTCGCCGGTGCCGCTGTGCACCCGCAGCCTGTTGCGCGGTCAGCTCGGCCGGCTGGCCGCCGCCGGGTACGCGATGACCGTCGGCGTGGAGCTGGAGTTCCACGTGTTCGCCGCCGACGCCCGCCCCGACGGCGGACTCGACGCCGACCAGGTGGGCCGCCCCGCCGCGCCCGGTCGGCCCAGCGTGGTGCGGCCGGTCAGCCGGGGCGCGCAGCTGCTGCACGAGGACGGCCTGGACCGCGCCGACGACCTCGTCCAGCTGCTGCACCACGGGCTGACCCGGCTCGACCTGCCGCTGCGGTCACTGGAGCTGGAGTTCGGGCCGAGCCAGTTCGAGATCACCCTGACCGCCGGGGACGCCGCCGACGCCGCCGACCAGGTGCTGCTGGCCCGCTCGGCGATCCGCCAGCTGTGTCGCCGGCACGGCTACCACGCCACGTTCATGTCCCGGCCGGCCGGTGCCGAGACCGCCTCCACCGGCTGGCACCTGCACCAGTCGCTGCGCGCTGTCGACTCCGGCGCGGCGGTCTTCGACCCGACCACACCGGGCGAGGCGCTCTCGCCGGTCGCCGGGCACTACCTGGCCGGGCTGCTGGAGCACGCCGGCGCGGCCGCCGCGTTCGCCACCCCGACGGTCAACGGCTACAAGCGCTACCTGCCGTTCTCGCTCGCCCCGGACCGGGTGGTGTGGGGGATCGACAACAAAGGGGCCATGGTGCGGGCCGTCGGTGCCGGCTCCGACACCGGCGTACGGCTGGAGAACCGCTGCGGCGAGCCGGCCGCCAACCCGTACCTCTACATCGCCTCGCAGCTGATCAGCGGCCTGGACGGGATCGAGCGGCGACTCGCCCCACCCCCTGCGGTGGAGGATCCGTACGCGGCCGACGCGCCCCGGCTGCCGACCTCGTTGGCCGAGGCGTTGACCGCGTTGGCGGCCGATCCGGCGTTCGCCGCCGCCCTCGGCGACCCGGTGGTCTCCTGGTACCTGACGCTCAAGCGCCGTGAGTTCGCCCGTTACCTCGCGTACGTCTCCGACTGGGAGCAGCGCGAGTACTTCGATCTGATCTGA
- a CDS encoding aldehyde dehydrogenase family protein has product MPSSVAPLAELEPFHVDGEWIAPGQRTLIEVRDPSDGAVISRVAQATADDVAAAVAAATRAYADRRWSGLAPLERTRVLHRLADLIEAHLEELAVLETRDNGKPIERSRADTGAAARAFRHFAGATSRLTGTVVPIDGGAHHVYTVLEPVGVAALILPWNFPIMTGSFKIAPALAAGCPIVVKPAEQTPLTMLRLAALAAEAGVPPGVFNVLTGDGEVGAALVAHPGVAKVSFTGSTEVGRVVMAGAAPTMKRLTLELGGKSPNIVFADADLDAAVLTAMRASFGHSGQMCTAGSRLLVQRSILDEMTERLAEATRRVPVGNGLDGGVTVGPLVSEEQRQQVLSYIETGIREGATVAVGGGVPDRPGYFVEPTLFTGVRNDMVIAREEIFGPVTGVIAFDDEDEAVAIGNDTAYGLAAGVWTRDLSRAHRMAAALRVGTVWVNTYNIFDPALSFGGVGDSGLGRDLGDDALYSYCERKGVVVAL; this is encoded by the coding sequence ATGCCGTCATCCGTCGCCCCGCTGGCCGAGCTGGAGCCGTTCCACGTCGACGGCGAGTGGATCGCGCCGGGGCAGCGCACCCTGATCGAGGTGCGGGACCCGTCGGACGGTGCGGTGATCAGCCGGGTCGCCCAGGCCACCGCCGACGACGTGGCCGCCGCCGTGGCCGCCGCCACCCGGGCGTACGCCGACCGGCGCTGGAGCGGGCTGGCCCCGTTGGAGCGCACCCGGGTGCTGCACCGGCTGGCCGACCTGATCGAGGCGCACCTCGAAGAGCTGGCGGTGCTGGAGACCCGGGACAATGGCAAGCCGATCGAGCGGTCCCGGGCGGACACCGGCGCGGCGGCCCGCGCCTTCCGGCACTTCGCCGGGGCCACCAGCCGGCTCACCGGCACGGTGGTGCCGATCGACGGCGGTGCCCACCACGTCTACACGGTGCTGGAGCCGGTCGGCGTCGCGGCGCTGATCCTGCCGTGGAACTTCCCGATCATGACCGGCAGCTTCAAGATCGCTCCGGCGCTGGCCGCCGGCTGCCCGATCGTGGTCAAACCGGCCGAACAGACCCCGCTGACCATGCTGCGGCTGGCGGCGCTGGCCGCCGAGGCCGGCGTACCGCCGGGGGTCTTCAACGTGCTGACCGGCGACGGTGAGGTCGGCGCGGCCCTGGTGGCCCACCCCGGCGTGGCGAAGGTGTCGTTCACCGGGTCCACCGAGGTGGGCCGGGTGGTGATGGCCGGCGCGGCGCCGACGATGAAGCGGCTCACCCTGGAGCTGGGCGGCAAGAGCCCGAACATCGTCTTCGCCGACGCCGACCTGGACGCCGCCGTGCTGACCGCGATGCGGGCGTCGTTCGGCCACTCCGGCCAGATGTGCACCGCCGGCAGCCGGCTGCTGGTGCAACGTTCCATCCTGGACGAGATGACCGAGCGGCTGGCCGAGGCGACCCGCCGGGTGCCGGTCGGCAACGGTCTCGACGGCGGGGTGACCGTCGGCCCACTGGTCTCCGAGGAGCAGCGGCAGCAGGTGCTGTCCTACATCGAGACCGGCATCCGGGAGGGCGCCACGGTCGCCGTCGGCGGCGGGGTGCCGGACCGGCCCGGCTACTTCGTCGAGCCGACCCTGTTCACCGGGGTCCGCAACGACATGGTCATCGCCCGGGAGGAGATCTTCGGGCCGGTGACCGGGGTGATCGCCTTCGACGACGAGGACGAGGCCGTCGCGATCGGCAACGACACGGCGTACGGGCTGGCGGCCGGGGTGTGGACCCGGGACCTGTCCCGCGCCCACCGGATGGCCGCCGCGCTGCGGGTCGGCACGGTCTGGGTGAACACGTACAACATCTTCGACCCGGCGCTGTCCTTCGGCGGGGTCGGTGACTCCGGTCTGGGCCGGGACCTGGGCGACGACGCCCTGTACTCGTACTGCGAACGCAAGGGCGTCGTGGTCGCGCTCTGA